The genomic window AAAACAAGCCATTGGAAGTATATTTGCTCATTGGACAATCGAATATGGCGGGTCGCGGCACAGTTGATACTCAAAGCCTAATTACTTCGGATGTAATTTTAATGTTGGATAAAACCAATAATTGGGTTCTTGCCAAAGATCCTTTGCATTTTGACAAACCATCTGCAGGAGTAGGACCGGGTATTAGTTTTGCACAAGCAATGCTTCATGAAAATAAGAACATCCAAATAGGGCTTATTCCTTGTGCTTGGGGAGGTTCGCCTATAAAAGTATGGCAACCAGGAGCCAAGTATTTTGAAAATTTCCCTTATGACGAAGCCATTCAGCGTGCTAAAATAGCTATGCAAAAAGGCGTTTTAAAAGGAATTCTTTGGCATCAAGGAGAGTCGGACAACGACCCTAAAAAAACCGAGGTGTATCTTGAAAAATTAAGAATCTTAATTGCTACTCTTCGAAAAGATTTGAATGCACCTAATCTTCCATTTGTGGCTGGTGAAATTGGTTATTTTAATAAAGAAAATTACATCAATACAATCATTAATAAACTACCTGATGCTGTAAAAAATACTGCTGTAGTTTCTGCCAAGGATTTGACAGACCGCGGCGATCATTTGCATTTTGATACGGCTTCGAGTCGTGAACTGGGCAAAAGATATGCTGTAGCCATGAAAAATTCACAGCAAAAATCAACTAAAAAACCTACCGTAGTACTCACTTTTGATGATGCTGAAATTACCCATTACAATAACGTCGCTCCATTATTATCTGAATATGGTTTTAATGCGACTTTCTTTGTTTGTGAATTTCCAGTAAAGAATGCTAGCGAAACCAAAGGATACATGAAATGGAGTCAGATTTTGGAATTACATAAAAAGGGTTTCGAAATTGGAAATCACACCGGACATCATAAAAACTTGACTAAATTGAGTCTGGAGGATATTAAAAAAGAAGTAAGTTATATCGATGAGAAGTGTAAAGAATTTGGCATTCCAAAACCCATTTCTTTTGCTTATCCTGGCAATCGAAACGACTCTATTTCGCAAAGGGTTTTGAAAGAAATGGGGTATAAATTCGCAAGAATTGGTGGTGCCAAAAATTATAAAGTGGGTGTAGATTCTAAATTAGCCATTCCGAGTTATACTGTTATTTCTTCAGATAAATTTAAACCTCGAACTATGAAAGCATTACAAGATCTAAAAGCAGATGATACTTTGGTCTTAACTTTTCATGGAGTTCCAGATACCATTCATCCTGATTATTCCACTTCTATTGCATTTTTAAAAGAGATTTTAGACTATTTAAAAGAAAATAATATTCGAGTAATTGCTATGAAAAATTTATAATACACATCAATTTTATAGTCATTGATACGAATTATAATTATCGTAAATAAGTAAAAAATCACCAAACTAATTATTTACTACCTAAAAAAAACGCCAAATACTTGGTATTTTATCACCTATGTCAATTATTGACATATTTTGGCTTGTTTTGATAAGCCCTTTTTTTAGCAATACAATAAATTTGTCAAGCTATTTAACCATAAATCAATTAAGCATGAAAAACAATACCATCAGATTCATTTTAATCCTTTGTTTGGTTTTTGCCACAACAAAAATTCAAGCCCAACGCATTGTCCAAGATTTGGATAGAGGGGTTGTAGCTATACGCACTGGTACTGCTAGAGCATTTGTATCTTGGCGTTTGCTTGCTACTGAACCTTCTAATACAGGATTTAATTTGTATCGTTCCGCAGGCGGAGCAACGGCAGTAAAATTAAATTCAACAGTACTTACAGCAGGTACTAATTATACTGATTCAGCTATAAATGTTGCAGTGTCTAACGAGTATTATGTAAAAGCAGTAGTAAACGGTGTAGAGCAAGCAGCAAGCAGGTCATTTGTAATGCCTGCCAATACAATTTGGCGATCATACATGAGTATACCTATCAATCAAATTCCAGCGGGATATACAACCAACTATGTGCGAGTAGGCGATTTGGATGGTGATGGCGATTATGATTTTGTTTTGGTCAAATTTCCGCCAAGTGGAGGAGGATCAATATTGGCGGAAGCGTATTTACAAGACGGAACTTTCTTGTGGCAATTGGATTGTGGTCCTAATAGTCTTGATACTTATAATAACGAACCTGGTTCATCTACATTGGATTGTGGTCATGGAGATAATATAGAAGTATATGATATAAATGAAGATGGAAAAGCCGAGGTAATCATTAGAACCGCCAATGGAGTAAAATTTGGTGACGGAGTAGTATTAAATTATCAGTCTAATAACAATGTTCAATTTATGTCTGTTTTAAACGGATTGACTGGGGCAGAAATTTCAAGAACTCAATATAATAATCCCTATTTGGTAGAAGGTCCTATGAATGGACATTTGGGAATTGCCTATTTGGATGGGATTCATCCTAGTGTAATTTGGGAAGCCAAGAATAGAACTGGAGATACTAATTTTAATGAAATGACTACTGCTTGGGATTGGAAAAACGGTACGCTTGTTCAAAAATGGCAGTTCTTGTCAGCAAATCAAGGAGGCAAAACGACTCCTTATGGACACCAAATACGAATTATTGATTTAGATGGCGATGGAAAAGATGAAATATGTCCCCAAGGTTTTGTTATTGATGATGATGGTACTTTGCTTTATACATTAGCCGATAAGGATATTTATCATGGTGACCGTTTTTTTATTGGAGATATGGATCCCAACAGACCCGGTTTAGAACAATATGGAATTCAACAAGGATATAGTAAATCTGGAATTATGTGGTATTATGCCGATGCCAAAACAGGACAGGTTTTGTTGACACAGAAAGACCCAGCTAATCGAGATATGGCAAGAGGAAACGTAGGCGATTTTGACCCACGTTTTTCGGGTTTTGAGTTTCATACCTTTACAGATCACCTTTATAACGTGTCGGGTGCACCAACTTCTGTCGTAAATATGCCT from Flavobacterium eburneipallidum includes these protein-coding regions:
- a CDS encoding sialate O-acetylesterase, which produces MSKINVKCKIVSKIAICWIAFLGFNTYGQKVNKNKPLEVYLLIGQSNMAGRGTVDTQSLITSDVILMLDKTNNWVLAKDPLHFDKPSAGVGPGISFAQAMLHENKNIQIGLIPCAWGGSPIKVWQPGAKYFENFPYDEAIQRAKIAMQKGVLKGILWHQGESDNDPKKTEVYLEKLRILIATLRKDLNAPNLPFVAGEIGYFNKENYINTIINKLPDAVKNTAVVSAKDLTDRGDHLHFDTASSRELGKRYAVAMKNSQQKSTKKPTVVLTFDDAEITHYNNVAPLLSEYGFNATFFVCEFPVKNASETKGYMKWSQILELHKKGFEIGNHTGHHKNLTKLSLEDIKKEVSYIDEKCKEFGIPKPISFAYPGNRNDSISQRVLKEMGYKFARIGGAKNYKVGVDSKLAIPSYTVISSDKFKPRTMKALQDLKADDTLVLTFHGVPDTIHPDYSTSIAFLKEILDYLKENNIRVIAMKNL